The Juglans regia cultivar Chandler chromosome 10, Walnut 2.0, whole genome shotgun sequence genome includes the window TAGTTAGCAGTCTGACTTAGTTAATCGAATGCAAATGACTCCGAATGAAAATgttcagaaaagaaaataatgcagCATATCATGGTTGGATAAACCATATTTTGTAAAGAGGCAGTGCACCAGGATAAGCAGATTTCTAATAACCCGCCTCTTCAGCTGCGATTTATGAGCTATATTGACTCAAGTCCTCTTACTTTCTGAAAGTTGCATCCAGATGGTAAAGAGGATCATAGCTCGTATCAAGCAACTATAGCTTTGGTTGAGCTATTACATTGAATGATTTGTTTAGCCATCATGTTCAGCCTACAATTTTGGTGAGCAGATCCTTTGTTATTGTTGCTGTGATTTCACACAGGTGACTATGGTTCAAATCACCCAACTAAAAAAAGagaactgaaatgaaatcaTGTTCTTCTAGAACCAGGTGAATTAAACCAGATCACCTTCTGGGAATGAAAGGCCGGTCAAAATAGGGCATAGGCTGTGCTTTTGGAACGAGCTCCTTTCTTAACCTTcttatatcttcttcttccgCCAACTGCAAGAGTAGTACAGGCACACATACATATGGTAAAGATACAATTAATGATATTTGGCTCAACAATCATTCTTTTCAtatcatgtatgtatgtaccttctcccatctctctctttccatcTTATATTGCTCAATCAGGTTCATCTTCTCTGCTACCTAGTTATGCACATAAACGGCAAAAGCATGCAAATCAAAGGTTATAATTCAAGCTTTGATTCTCTAGCTCAATCATTTCTTGTAAGTTGTAACAGGAAAACAAGAATAGGTATCAATCATTGCTCAAAATTCTAGTTATCAAACCCAAAAATTGGGATTGTTTTATCCAAAAGAATAGGAAAAGGCATATGGCCCTAACCTATTTAACATCTCTCTATACTATTTCTTAAAACTACTTCCATGAAATTAATCCAAGTTGTCCCCTTGGTAAGCGAGACGTTGGAACAGTTCAGcatagaattttattttctataatatatttcaaattattcatTGCTCTAAAACACACCCAACACTGATTACCACATCTTTCCTTGCTGCAGGAGAACTTTTTAACATGTTAGCCAGCTACttggaaaaaaaacattaagCAGAGTAAGAAagaaacataacataaaaaacGCATATGCTAACAATTGAGATCATTAGAAAAGAACCTGATGGTCAAACTCAGCACGTTCTTCTGCTCGCAGATCACTGCAAAGCTTCAGGTCTACAGGCCTTGTGTTCTCCTTCGCAAGAGGCTTTATCAAGCACTGAGATGACAAGCAACAAACTGACGCAAATAAGATCATAAACACATACAACTAATACTTGACCTATAAACTCCCTTGACTGCATATATATGGTAGTAAAGACAAAACCTTATAGAATTTTTGCCTTCTAATGGCAATCAAGTACTTTAACTATCATGATGGCACTTTAAATCAAAATCAAGCTATAAACATTTGATCTTTTCATGCGGTTTTGAACATTGGTCTGCAAACTACCTCCAGACATTATGGTGCTAATAAATTGAGGCCAGATTACCTACTGGCTTAAAGCTTATTACCAAATTGGCCTCACCTCTGGTTCATCTGTTGTCCATGGTAGGCCTTGTGCAATTGGTATCCGCTGCCTATCCTCCTCTATCATCATTTCTTGTAATTTCTTCATAAATTCCTCCTCCTTCGCTCTTCCTCTTTGCTACAATGCAATGCAGTTGACAAAGTTATAACGCAGATCCATTGCAAGTTAAGCTGCAGCCTTCACAATCAATTCACTTTCATTAGACTTACCTCTGTCCTTAGCTTGAACGGTTTTTGGCTGGTGACCTTAAGCTGCTTCTGCTTCCATCTCCTTCCACCCATTGTTCCAGAAGATTCGGAGCTCTGAAACCCGAAAGAAGAAGATTGTATTAGCTAATAAAGTCAATCGACCTCCATCTTCAATAGCACTTGACAAAGTTCATAAATCTTACATTTCTTCGGCTCCGACAGCCCACACTAGAAGTCCTGTCTGAAATACTGAAGCACCAAAAGATTCCAACGCAAATTGAATCAGAACATGCTAGTATATGGAACTCAAAATGGTCAAATCTAAAGCTAAATAAAATGAACCAGGCTATTTGCTGCCCACCTTCCCTGGCTGCTATTCCACGAAGAAGAAACCGAAATTGGAGAATCTAGACCAAGGTTCTCTGATGTCAAGAACAACTCTGATGgacagaaagaagaagacgaaaCCTGCGTCTCAGGAACCTTGGGAACCTGCAATCCAGGTAAAGCCCATTTCATTGCCTTCTTTttagtctcttcttcttctttctcattcTTCTCATCCAAGTCCTTTGAACTCGGTATAGAAAGAAGCTTCTCAAAGGCCTTTACCAAATGCATCACTCTCCCAGACCCAGGGTCAGGCACACTTTTCCTTGCTTCTTCCAACAACTTGTCCCTCCTCCTCTTAATCGATGAACTACCTATTTGACTATCTGTCTCGTTGGCCGGTGAAAATTCATTCTCCTCCTCCTGCCCTTCATACCCATCTCCTATTTTCAGGTCTTGTAACATCAAGCCCTTCTCTATTTCCACTTCAAGTTCACTCTCGGATATATCGGAACCCTTCAAATGGTCTGGTTCCCCAAGTTCTTCGATTCTATTCTTGAAAAACTCTTCCTGCGACACCCTCAGATTCTCATAGGCCATACACAAGCACTTCGTGATATTACCACCACCAACCTTCTCTTTGCACTTACACTCGACCTTCGACCCAAAATTCTCGTTCTTCGAATTCCTTTTCGCCACCACGAATTTTCTCTCCCGAATCTTGTTACGCCGTGAGTAGAGGACCGGATTGGGATTCTTCGTTGCTGGTTTCTGGGCTTTGGCTGATTTGATTACTGGCGAGCTCCCGAGTTTCGGACCAGGGCTTGAATGAGAGACATTGGGGTTCAAATTCTCCGCAAGTTTAAGATTTTCTTGAATCTTGGACCGAGAACTATATGAGTCCTTCACTGGTGTCACTGGCACAGCCCCGGCGTTCTTGCCGATCAAGTTCATTGGTAAGTGACCAGAAAAACGTAAAGACTCACCGTTAAAGAAATGGGTTTTGgggttttcttcaatttgagaGAGCGGTATCGTTAGAGggattgtgtgtgtgtgtgtgagcgAGCGAgcgaacgagagagagagatcttacTGGAATCGATGACAACAATGAGGGAAAATACCGGGTTTAGAGGGGGAGGAAAAGAAGGAACGTTGAGATTACAGGGACGCTCTTGTAACGGCTAGTTTCTTGGTAGGGTTTGGGCCGGGGCGGTTGACGGggaatttggattttttgttttgagtttggACCGTTTGATTCGGTGATGAGGATGATCCAAGCGACGGTGATTGGATTTGATTGACAACGGTaccaattttttgaaattatacaaatatcCCTATTTCTtataaagtaaaagtaaaaaagaaaggagGTGTTCATGTACCCTCGTGagaaatgctaaaaaaaaagagtcacaATGTAATTATCACTTTAATTTattgatgttaaaaaatactatttgaatTGAGAATCTTACCGACAAAATCGACCgattgttttaatattaatagtGTTTGATGATCCTAGTATCGATCATcgttaaaaagaaaacaaaattaaagattatTAAACACTTATGCATTGTAAGATAATGATACGATAGTAGTGTATTGTTACGAttccacatcgactaagtatgagattggttgatgATTTATAAATTCCTAGGCATcattcccttgtaagctagttttcaatgGTAAGTTCTATCTAGTGGATttataacaaatggtatcagagacaccCCACGTCTAAGGCCATGTTGCAacggttgcaatcgtgcggcacggggggtgatgtcggcatggcagtgttcgcccggagctaggaaaagacctagcgcacaaccagcccgtgtgagcgccGGGACCGTCGTGGACGTCGGCtgcggagcgtggtggttgttacgatcccacatcaactaagtatgagattggttgatggtttataaacttctaggcacccttcccttataagctagttttcaagggtaagttctacctagtgggtttataacatgtattttctctaatttctaTCGTAACTCCTTATTCAATAGTTGCTAAGGTCCTAGTTGTGGGTTATGTAATTGAGAGTCtataaagaaggaaaaatatttgtactaAAAAATCAATGGAAATTTCATTgacaagaaggaaaaatattgagattgattggagATAATCTACACCTCCAGGAAATCCAAGTTCATACAGCAAATTGCACAAATTCCCTATTCTCCCTTTCCTTCCCCTTAAGCGCGTAAGAGATTCTAGCAAATTCTCTAATGGATTCCTTCTTACCCTCACCATATGACATGTGTCCAGAgcaaaagacaaaataaaagcaattaaaattataaagtgaTAGGATAGAAACCATGTGTTCCATGTAAATAAAACGTTGCGTTTTGAGTGTCTAAGACATAAACAACTAAATGATTGTGTTTTAACTTCAAGCATGACTTGACTTCAAAAATTGATCTCcaactattttttctttgtcttcCCTTAGCTTCTTGACCAGAGCTTCATCCCTAACTCCCCTTTCCTATATTCTCTTGCGAGCTCCATAATAGATCCCCCATGTTCAAAGTATCTTGCCCACAAGGGGTGGGTAAAGGGCTTCAAACATCCACACCAGCTCCCAATTGTTATCCTTCACTGACGCGCCAACCTATTTGACTAAAACTTCGGTGATTGGTCTATTCCCTTGTTTCCAAAGGCAACGTTACAAGATCAAGTCTGACTCTGGTTGGATTTCATCCATCTGGTTCGTGGGTGGTAAGGTAGGAAAGGTTGGATTTGAGAACCAATTTTCTTCTTGAAGCATGAGATATGGAAGGTGGGATGAATTTTTGAGGTCTTGGGAAAATTCAAATAGTAGGCGACAAGACTGATTATCTTGTCTATTTGGAAGGGGCCATAATATCTGGGGTGGAGCTTGAGGTTGTGTCTCATAGCTAGGGTTTTCTGTTGATAGGGTTTGAGCCTCAGGTAAACCCAATACCCAATTTCAAATTGTCTTTCAATTCTCTACTTGTCTGCATAGATCTTCATGCGATTATGTGTTTCTGTTAAAGTTTCCTTCAATATATTGATGATTTGTTCTTAGGTACAAAGTAATTTTTCCACAGCCACATTAGAAGAAGTGTTTAGAACATAGGATAGGATACTTAGGGGTGGATAGCCATAAACATTTTCGAAAAGTGTCATTTTGGTGGTCGTGTGATAGGtggtgttgtaccaccactcgGCCATAGTGAGCCACTATGACCAGATTCTGGGTTTGCTTCCTGCATAGAACCTTATATACCCTTTTACACACTTGTTTAAGGCCTCGGTTTGACCATCCGTTTGTAGATAGTATGCTGAATTGATTCTAAGGATGACCCCTGTAAGGTGAATAAGGTCTTCCAAAAGGAGCTTATAAATATTGGATCCCTATCTGACACTATAGATCTAGGGAACCCATGTAGTTTAAAGACACCCTTCATAAGTTCCACTGCAACTCTTTGTGCTGTATAAGGAAAAGCTAATGccataaagtgaccatacttAGTGAAACGATACACTACCACCAATATTATATTGAAACCAATGGAGATAGGTAATCCCTCAATGAAATCTACTGAAATATCAGTCCAAGCCTGCTGTGGAATGGGTAAGGATTGAAGTAGTCCTACTGGGTGTGTGGTCTCTTTTTTATTAGCTTGGCATGTGTCACATTCCTTCACCAATTGTTTGATATCCCTCTTCATACCTCtccaataaaatttcattttcgcTCTGTGGTTCAAATATCCCGAGTGCCCTGCCTGTGGGTTTGCATGAATGTGTTGTAGAACTTTAGCTTTGAATGTTAACTCAGGGGCAATTACCAAACACCCCTTTTTAAGTATCAACCCTTGCTGCATAGAGAATCCCTTAGGAGCTTCCTAATTATTGTTAAGTT containing:
- the LOC108986434 gene encoding uncharacterized protein LOC108986434 isoform X2, producing the protein MNLIGKNAGAVPVTPVKDSYSSRSKIQENLKLAENLNPNVSHSSPGPKLGSSPVIKSAKAQKPATKNPNPVLYSRRNKIRERKFVVAKRNSKNENFGSKVECKCKEKVGGGNITKCLCMAYENLRVSQEEFFKNRIEELGEPDHLKGSDISESELEVEIEKGLMLQDLKIGDGYEGQEEENEFSPANETDSQIGSSSIKRRRDKLLEEARKSVPDPGSGRVMHLVKAFEKLLSIPSSKDLDEKNEKEEEETKKKAMKWALPGLQVPKVPETQVSSSSFCPSELFLTSENLGLDSPISVSSSWNSSQGSISDRTSSVGCRSRRNSSESSGTMGGRRWKQKQLKVTSQKPFKLRTEQRGRAKEEEFMKKLQEMMIEEDRQRIPIAQGLPWTTDEPECLIKPLAKENTRPVDLKLCSDLRAEERAEFDHQVAEKMNLIEQYKMERERWEKLAEEEDIRRLRKELVPKAQPMPYFDRPFIPRRLNMMAKQIIQCNSSTKAIVA
- the LOC108986434 gene encoding uncharacterized protein LOC108986434 isoform X1 — translated: MNLIGKNAGAVPVTPVKDSYSSRSKIQENLKLAENLNPNVSHSSPGPKLGSSPVIKSAKAQKPATKNPNPVLYSRRNKIRERKFVVAKRNSKNENFGSKVECKCKEKVGGGNITKCLCMAYENLRVSQEEFFKNRIEELGEPDHLKGSDISESELEVEIEKGLMLQDLKIGDGYEGQEEENEFSPANETDSQIGSSSIKRRRDKLLEEARKSVPDPGSGRVMHLVKAFEKLLSIPSSKDLDEKNEKEEEETKKKAMKWALPGLQVPKVPETQVSSSSFCPSELFLTSENLGLDSPISVSSSWNSSQGSISDRTSSVGCRSRRNSSESSGTMGGRRWKQKQLKVTSQKPFKLRTEQRGRAKEEEFMKKLQEMMIEEDRQRIPIAQGLPWTTDEPECLIKPLAKENTRPVDLKLCSDLRAEERAEFDHQVAEKMNLIEQYKMERERWEKLAEEEDIRRLRKELVPKAQPMPYFDRPFIPRRSMKHVTLPREPMFHIHQQKKIKCCQSWNDTSTYTYHD